One window from the genome of Deinococcus sp. NW-56 encodes:
- a CDS encoding S8 family serine peptidase gives MNTPRHALLLLTAAIALASCGSTPNAPTGKAPSGGDGSAAIRAADVPVSETGRYFVELAGDPTALGAQSIRSQQADFRLRAAQAGLKLQEFASYQRLFNGLSVVASAEEANRMARLPGVVNVFPVVKIERPVTELGEEPSVPQVQTAATMTGASILRDEMGITGKNVKVAIMDTGIDYDHPAFQGRVITGYDFVGDAFGVNGNFTPVPDENADDCGGHGTHVAGIVGANDPTNGFKGVAPDVMFGAYKVFGCEGSTSADIMIQAMERAEADGMQVLNMSIGSSFQWPEYPTAKAASALAKRGVIVTVSAGNSGTDGQFATGAPSLGANVIAVASVDNAKLEMDYLTVSTDGARVAYTVATGAPNPSTGLNLEVTRGPGVTNTAAADGCFVNGVNPFAPNSLAGKAVLIRRGTCAFREKALNAQAAGARAVLLYNNAPGVLSPTVAPSAANDNQVIEIPVVGLSDVDGARIGNQISSGAAPRVTFTGQRALFDNPTGGTLSSFTSYGTSPDLDLKPDVAAPGGLIKSTYPLTKEATGYAVLSGTSMAAPHVAGVAALLLERYPRLGQIDGEARRLLQNTAKPSNYFLGSSVSSFVDYVQRQGAGVVNAPAALAALQSGVSVSPSKIALGESDGMPTRTKVLTIRNSGATAQTYQVTHVAALTLSGTTFAPAPSTAAATVTINGQASTTVTVPAGGTAELNVTITAPGGAADRSQYGGYIRMTNTNASGTSLSVPYGGFKGDYQSIKVLGDISLPGYGLGTTPRDFPAFYDAVEGMLYYENGVPTTKPVFTLGQIGTTLDIPRIWAHLAHQSRWIELDVLDAGGNRVDTVSRDEYVGRNATNVYAGSTSNAYYTWSWDGTLANGNAAPNGDYRLRLRVLKALGDESNPNHIETYTSPVFGIQR, from the coding sequence TTGAACACTCCCCGTCATGCCCTGCTGCTTCTGACCGCCGCCATCGCCCTTGCGAGCTGCGGCAGCACTCCCAACGCCCCGACTGGCAAGGCCCCCTCGGGTGGCGACGGCTCGGCCGCAATTCGCGCGGCCGACGTTCCTGTCAGCGAGACGGGCCGCTACTTTGTGGAGCTCGCGGGTGACCCCACGGCGCTCGGGGCCCAGAGCATCCGCAGCCAGCAGGCCGACTTCCGGCTGCGGGCGGCCCAGGCGGGCCTGAAGCTTCAGGAATTCGCCAGCTACCAGCGCCTCTTTAACGGCCTGAGTGTGGTCGCGAGCGCCGAGGAGGCCAACCGTATGGCCCGCCTGCCCGGCGTGGTCAACGTCTTCCCGGTCGTGAAGATCGAGCGCCCCGTGACCGAGCTGGGTGAGGAACCCTCCGTGCCGCAGGTGCAAACGGCCGCCACCATGACGGGCGCGTCCATCCTGCGCGACGAAATGGGCATCACCGGCAAGAACGTCAAGGTCGCCATCATGGACACGGGGATCGACTACGACCACCCGGCGTTCCAGGGGCGCGTGATCACCGGCTACGACTTTGTGGGTGATGCGTTCGGTGTGAACGGCAACTTCACGCCCGTGCCTGATGAGAATGCCGACGATTGCGGCGGGCACGGCACGCACGTGGCCGGGATCGTGGGGGCCAACGACCCCACAAACGGCTTCAAGGGTGTGGCGCCCGACGTGATGTTCGGGGCGTACAAGGTCTTCGGCTGCGAGGGGTCGACCAGCGCGGACATCATGATTCAGGCGATGGAACGGGCCGAGGCTGACGGCATGCAGGTCCTGAACATGAGCATCGGGTCGAGCTTCCAGTGGCCCGAGTACCCCACCGCCAAGGCCGCCAGTGCGCTGGCCAAGCGCGGCGTGATCGTGACGGTCTCGGCGGGCAACAGCGGCACCGACGGGCAGTTCGCGACCGGCGCTCCCAGCCTCGGCGCGAACGTGATCGCGGTGGCCTCGGTCGACAACGCCAAGCTGGAGATGGACTACCTGACCGTGAGCACTGACGGCGCGCGGGTGGCCTACACGGTGGCGACGGGTGCGCCCAATCCCTCGACGGGCCTGAACCTGGAAGTGACCCGTGGCCCGGGCGTCACCAACACGGCGGCGGCCGACGGCTGCTTCGTGAACGGGGTGAACCCCTTCGCGCCCAACAGCTTGGCGGGCAAGGCAGTCCTGATCCGGCGCGGCACCTGCGCGTTCCGTGAAAAGGCCCTCAACGCCCAGGCTGCTGGCGCCCGCGCCGTCCTGCTGTACAACAACGCCCCCGGCGTCCTCTCGCCGACCGTGGCCCCCAGCGCTGCCAACGACAACCAGGTCATCGAGATTCCGGTGGTCGGCCTGTCGGATGTGGACGGTGCCCGGATCGGCAACCAGATCTCCTCGGGCGCGGCGCCGCGCGTGACCTTCACGGGTCAGCGTGCCCTGTTCGACAACCCCACCGGGGGCACGCTCAGCAGCTTCACGAGCTACGGCACCTCGCCCGACCTCGACCTGAAGCCCGACGTGGCGGCCCCCGGCGGCCTGATCAAGAGCACCTACCCGCTGACCAAGGAAGCGACCGGTTACGCGGTCCTGAGCGGCACCAGCATGGCAGCGCCGCACGTGGCAGGCGTGGCCGCCCTGCTGCTGGAGCGTTACCCCCGCCTCGGCCAGATCGACGGCGAGGCCCGGCGCCTGCTGCAGAACACGGCCAAGCCCTCCAACTACTTCCTGGGAAGCAGCGTCTCTTCGTTCGTGGACTACGTGCAGCGCCAGGGTGCGGGCGTGGTCAACGCCCCGGCGGCCCTCGCCGCGCTTCAGAGCGGCGTCAGCGTGTCGCCCAGCAAGATCGCCCTGGGCGAGAGCGACGGCATGCCCACCCGCACCAAGGTGCTGACCATCCGCAACAGCGGCGCCACGGCCCAGACCTATCAGGTCACCCACGTGGCGGCCCTGACCCTCAGCGGCACCACCTTCGCGCCCGCTCCCAGCACGGCGGCGGCCACGGTCACCATCAATGGCCAGGCCAGCACCACCGTGACGGTCCCGGCCGGCGGCACCGCCGAGCTGAACGTGACCATCACGGCGCCCGGTGGGGCGGCCGACCGGTCGCAGTACGGCGGCTACATCCGCATGACGAACACGAACGCCAGCGGGACCAGCCTGAGCGTGCCCTACGGCGGCTTCAAGGGCGACTACCAGAGCATCAAGGTGCTGGGCGACATCTCGCTGCCGGGCTACGGCCTGGGCACCACGCCGCGCGACTTCCCGGCCTTCTACGACGCCGTGGAAGGCATGCTGTACTACGAGAACGGGGTTCCCACGACCAAGCCCGTCTTCACGCTGGGCCAGATCGGCACCACCCTCGACATCCCCCGCATCTGGGCTCACCTCGCGCACCAGTCGCGCTGGATCGAACTGGACGTGCTGGACGCGGGAGGCAACCGCGTAGACACCGTGAGCCGCGACGAGTACGTGGGCCGCAACGCCACCAACGTCTACGCCGGTTCGACCAGCAACGCCTACTACACCTGGAGCTGGGACGGCACCCTCGCCAACGGCAACGCCGCGCCCAACGGCGACTACCGCCTGCGCCTGCGGGTCCTCAAGGCCCTGGGCGACGAGAGCAACCCCAACCACATCGAGACGTACACCAGCCCGGTGTTCGGGATTCAGCGCTAA
- a CDS encoding Ig-like domain-containing protein, translated as MAPAVRLEASTAVVKTSAPVSLRAEASDEVGVVSVTFYDGTRLLSTDREAPFEAAVSYGAAENGPHTLRAVATDAAGNRGEASAVLTVAVAGAGGADTQPPTVRLSAAPQTLAVPGPVDLTATATDDTGVTGVTFYRGATRLGEDTAAPYTFRDDLTALGAGEWIYRAVASDATGNTAESALTVTVPGSPAGPQGAEVAVVQSSPTSYTVTVKPAPGRLLARVEVYDNGRLVATDEQAPYSTDLTYGAADNGPHTLRIRIVDDRGAVTEVSRSLTVNVVPSADAPPTVGLVPDALTITREDPVTLTATAQDDRGIDRVEFLLDGERVGVDREAPYTVSLSFGAAQGGTRTLTARAYDTAGQTAEARTTLAVAIDAGDFVDRATPVQIGQSIDGVIAGNPRDIDIYRFTGAADDRLRVTVSGSGGPFPNSTLDPYVQVLLPDGKTVFEQDDDSGPGYDAELLFNLPQEGTYYIVVTSFRIFDDPRATDDRPTNLYRLSLSRR; from the coding sequence GTGGCTCCAGCGGTGCGGCTGGAGGCCAGTACGGCGGTCGTGAAGACCAGCGCCCCTGTTTCTCTGCGGGCCGAGGCATCCGACGAGGTGGGCGTGGTCTCCGTGACGTTCTACGACGGTACGCGGCTGCTGAGCACTGACCGCGAGGCGCCCTTTGAAGCTGCGGTGAGCTACGGGGCCGCCGAGAACGGTCCCCATACGCTGCGGGCTGTGGCGACCGACGCGGCGGGCAACCGCGGCGAGGCCAGCGCGGTCCTGACCGTGGCCGTCGCGGGAGCGGGAGGCGCCGACACCCAGCCGCCCACCGTGCGCCTCTCTGCCGCGCCCCAGACCCTGGCGGTGCCTGGCCCGGTTGACCTCACGGCGACCGCCACCGACGACACCGGAGTGACAGGAGTGACCTTTTACCGGGGCGCGACCCGGCTGGGCGAGGACACGGCCGCGCCCTACACGTTCCGTGACGACCTGACCGCGCTGGGCGCGGGCGAATGGATCTACCGGGCCGTGGCTTCGGACGCGACGGGCAATACGGCCGAATCGGCGCTGACGGTCACGGTGCCTGGGTCGCCAGCAGGGCCGCAGGGCGCGGAGGTGGCGGTGGTGCAGAGCAGCCCGACAAGCTACACCGTGACCGTGAAGCCCGCGCCGGGACGCCTGCTCGCGCGGGTGGAGGTCTACGACAATGGCCGCCTCGTGGCGACCGACGAGCAGGCCCCCTACAGCACCGATCTCACGTATGGAGCGGCGGACAACGGGCCGCATACCCTGCGCATCCGGATCGTCGACGACCGGGGCGCGGTCACCGAGGTGAGCCGTTCCCTGACGGTCAACGTGGTGCCGAGCGCGGACGCGCCCCCCACGGTCGGCCTCGTGCCCGATGCGCTCACGATCACCCGAGAGGACCCCGTCACCCTGACGGCCACCGCCCAGGATGACCGGGGCATCGACCGGGTCGAATTCCTGCTCGACGGCGAGCGGGTGGGCGTGGACCGCGAGGCCCCCTACACGGTCTCGCTCAGCTTCGGGGCGGCGCAGGGGGGCACGCGGACGCTCACGGCGCGGGCCTACGACACGGCCGGGCAGACGGCCGAGGCCAGGACCACGCTGGCCGTCGCCATCGACGCGGGCGATTTCGTGGACCGGGCCACCCCGGTCCAGATCGGCCAGAGCATTGACGGGGTGATCGCGGGCAACCCACGCGACATCGACATCTACCGCTTCACCGGGGCTGCCGACGACCGCCTGCGCGTCACGGTCAGTGGGTCGGGCGGTCCCTTCCCGAACAGCACCCTCGACCCCTACGTGCAGGTGTTGCTGCCCGACGGCAAGACCGTATTCGAGCAGGATGACGACAGCGGACCCGGCTACGACGCCGAGCTGCTGTTCAACCTCCCGCAGGAAGGAACGTACTACATTGTGGTGACCAGTTTCCGCATCTTCGACGATCCACGCGCGACCGACGACCGACCGACCAATCTCTACCGTCTGTCTCTCAGCCGCCGTTAG
- a CDS encoding pitrilysin family protein, with amino-acid sequence MTLRERRLPNGLTLLLEPDEAAQTVAAGYFVATGAREERPEELGASHFLEHLMFKGSGSVPAAELNARLDDLGGHANAFTGEEATVYHAATLPEQTPELLDTLTELLRPALRQADIEAERGVILEEIAMYAEQPAVRVADELRADYWGGHGLGHPILGTPQTVGGLTREVLARNWQERYGASRVTLTVVGAFDLGAVEAWAARELANWPSGLPVPALAPAVPRHPGTFRFLHDNNLSRVQAAFALPGVSARHPLREAAAVLAELIGGENGDLYWALLDTGLADSADLAHLDYVDVGTFEGGFSCDPERLPEVHAAYLDVLRSAEGRLTPERVRRAARKLAVSTLLRAETPGGRLFSLGMDALVLGEALSTEEQVARFERVTLEEVRGVLGRCPLVGATGLGLGPEKVRSTPRW; translated from the coding sequence ATGACCCTGCGCGAGCGGCGGCTCCCGAACGGTCTGACCCTGCTGCTGGAGCCCGACGAGGCCGCCCAGACCGTCGCGGCGGGCTACTTCGTGGCGACCGGGGCGCGGGAGGAGCGCCCCGAAGAACTCGGCGCCTCCCACTTCCTCGAACACCTGATGTTCAAGGGGTCCGGGTCGGTCCCGGCCGCCGAGCTGAACGCCCGCCTGGACGACCTCGGCGGGCACGCCAACGCCTTTACTGGCGAGGAAGCGACCGTCTACCACGCGGCGACCCTGCCCGAGCAGACGCCCGAACTGCTGGACACGCTGACCGAACTGCTGCGCCCCGCCCTGCGCCAGGCCGACATCGAGGCTGAGCGCGGCGTGATTCTGGAGGAAATCGCCATGTACGCCGAGCAGCCCGCCGTGCGCGTGGCCGACGAGCTGCGGGCCGACTACTGGGGCGGGCACGGGCTGGGTCACCCCATCCTGGGAACGCCGCAGACGGTGGGTGGGCTGACGCGCGAGGTGCTGGCCCGCAACTGGCAGGAGCGCTACGGGGCCAGCCGGGTGACCCTGACCGTGGTGGGCGCCTTCGACCTGGGCGCGGTGGAGGCCTGGGCGGCACGGGAACTGGCGAACTGGCCGAGCGGCCTCCCGGTCCCCGCTCTTGCCCCGGCGGTGCCGCGTCACCCCGGCACCTTCCGTTTCTTGCACGACAACAACCTCAGCCGGGTGCAGGCGGCGTTTGCCCTGCCCGGTGTGTCCGCCCGTCACCCGCTGCGCGAGGCGGCGGCAGTGCTGGCCGAACTGATCGGCGGCGAGAACGGCGACCTCTACTGGGCGTTGCTGGACACCGGGCTGGCTGACAGCGCGGACCTGGCGCATCTGGACTACGTAGACGTGGGCACCTTCGAGGGCGGCTTTTCCTGCGATCCGGAGCGCCTCCCGGAGGTGCACGCCGCCTATCTGGACGTGCTGCGGTCCGCTGAAGGCAGGCTGACGCCCGAGCGGGTACGCCGCGCCGCCCGCAAGCTGGCGGTGTCCACCCTGCTGCGGGCAGAGACGCCGGGAGGCCGCCTCTTCTCGCTGGGTATGGACGCCCTCGTGCTCGGCGAGGCCCTGAGCACGGAGGAGCAGGTGGCCCGTTTTGAGCGGGTGACGCTGGAGGAGGTGCGGGGGGTGCTGGGCCGGTGCCCGCTGGTGGGGGCGACGGGGTTGGGGCTGGGGCCGGAGAAGGTGCGCTCGACCCCCCGGTGGTGA